The sequence below is a genomic window from Sorangiineae bacterium MSr12523.
TAATGCGGGACGCGCTCGTCGTCATCCGCCGTTTCGTGATGCTCGTCGCGCGGCATGCGCCCCCGCGTCTCTTCCGTGATGCGCGGCATCTCGGGAAGATCGAACAGATGTTTGAGCGCCTTCACGTGCTCTTCGCTCTCCGGGCCATTCGCGGCTCCCGCTTTGAGCCGCGTCGTGGGCGCGTGCAGCAGCTTGTTCACCGCGCTTTCCATCATCTGCTCGAGTGCTGCTCGATCGCCCTCGCCCAGGTGCTTCAGCCGCCCGGCCAAGGTCCGTTCGAGCTCACCCAACAGCACCGCCCGCGTCTTGGCTCGCAGCGCCACCACCGCCGGTTGCACATCGAGGCTTCTCGCCCATGTGACGTAATCCGACAGCTCCGCGTTGACGATACCTTCGGCCAGCGACACCTCTTTCTGGCGCGACTTGAGGCCTTCCGCGACTTGCTCCTGAAGATCGTCGACATTGAAGACGTACACGTTGTCCAAGCCATGCACGTTCGGGTCCACGTTGCGCGGAACCGCAATATCGATGAAAAACAGCGTGCGGCCTTTGCGAGCCCGGCGCACGCGTCGGACCATATCGGCCGTGATCACGTAGTTGGTCGCTCCAGTGCTGGTGACCACCACGTCCGCGCCGACCAATTCTTCCTCGAGCGCGCTCCACGGAGCGGCCGTCCCCCCGACGCTCGTCGCGAGGGCCTGCGCATTGGCCAAGGTGCGGTTCACCACGCGGATCCCTTTGCCGCCTTTTCCAAGGCTTTTCGCCGCGGCTTCCGCCATTTCGCCCGCGCCCACGAGCAGCACGGTATGCCCCGCGAGATCGCCGAAGATCCGGCGCGCGAGATCCACCGCCACGCTGCTGATGCTGACCAACCCGGCCCCGAGGGCCGTCTCGCTGCGCACACGCTTGGCCACCGTAAAGGCGCGATGCACGCATCGCCCGAGCAGGTGCCCCAACGTGCCCGCGGCCAACGCGGCGTCGTACGCGTCCTTCACCTGGCCGAGGATCTGCGGCTCGCCCAGGACCATTGAATCGAGGCTGGCGGTGACGCGGAAGATGTGGCGCACCGCATCCTCGCCGTGCTTCTCGTAAAGGTAGGGGGCGAGATCCGACGGGGTAACACCGGCGTATTCCGCCAGTACCTCGCGAATCGCAGCCATCGCCCGTTTGCGTCCGGTCGAAGGGTCGCCTGCGGCGTTGGAAAAAACCTCGACCCGGTTGCACGTCGAGAGAAACAGCGTTTCTCGAAGCTCGGGACGGGCCGATAGGCGCGCAAGCACCTGCGGCAAGGCATCCGAGTTGGCGGCAAAACGCTCGCGCACGTCCACAGGTGCGGTTCGATGCGAGAGTCCAAGAACGAGAATCGACGTCACAGCTTTAGATCCCGGAGAAAGCCTGCAAATCGTGGACCGGCAACGGCCCTCGGAGGAGGTAGATGAGAAGCACGAGAACGGCGAAGCCAAACCCTGCGATCGTGCCGTAGGCCGCCCGCCGACCGCGCCAACCGGCGACCGCCCGAAGTACCAGCACTGAGGCAAACAAGATCCAGGTGAGATAACTGAACGCGGCCCGCGCCATCTCCGCGGAGCCCGTGGCCTCCATGCGACGTGCCCACACGGTTCCCGTGAGGATCCCAATGGTCAGCAGCGGAAAGCCCGACATGAGGAACACATGCTCGGCCTTGTCGAGGGCATCGAGCGGCGGCAGGCGCTGAAAGAGGCCGCCCACCCGCTTCGTCTTGAGTCGATTTTCCTGCACGAGGTACGCAACCGCTGCGCAAAAGGCCAGCGTGAACAAAGCTTCTCCCAGCAAGTTCACCGTGACGTGCAGAGGCAAAATCGCGCTGCGGATCCGCGCCGTGGGCTCCTGGCTCCCGATGGCGGCGATGCGCGATGCGAGCAAGAACGTCAGCGCCAACGGCGACACCAGAGCCCCGAGTCCATCGATGCGGTACCGACGGCGGGCGACCAAGTACACCGCGCACGCGAGCATCGAGAGGAGGCTCATGCCGAAGTGCATCTCTTCGACCGGCCACATGTTGAGAACCAGCGACGAAAGCAGGATATGCCCTGCGTGCAGCAGCGCCCCCACGAGCACGAACTGCGGCGCCGACGTCACCATCTCGTCCATGCGGCTGCCATGCGCGCCCGCGAGGTAACGGATGAAGAGCACCGTTGCCACGAGGTAGCTCGCCGCTGTGAGGACGAAGAAAAAGTCGGACGCGATGGCCATCGAGGTTTCAGCCGGGATCTATTTTAGGGTCCGCAACAAAAAGCGGGCGAGTAGGTCTTCATCGGTTTTGGGCTCATCGCCATCGAAATCGGGCCCGCTGGCGCGTGCCGCCGCCCGATCGACCGACGCGACGTGCTCGTCGAACGTCCCGATGGGTGCGCCCAGCCAACCCGGCTCCACGTCGTAGGCGTTGTCCCCCAGGATCATCGAGTTCTCGAGCAGCTCGGCACCGAATTCCTGAAGGAAAACCTTGGACTTCACCCGCCCCACGAGATCGTTCGCGTCCTCGGATCCGGTGACTTCCCGCACCACGTGCACCGCTTCCGCCAGCTGATACCGTCGCGCTTCACCAATGATGGTGAGCTCCGTCCCGCGCAGGTCGACGGCTCCCCCGATGAGCCACTGGTCGAGTGCGCTTTGCGGGAAGAAGACCCGATTTTGCATTCCTTCGACTATACCGCTTTTTCCCAATGGATTTTCTCGCCGTGTACGAAGCCTTGGTGACTTGCAGCGGCTCCCCCCGCTTCGCAAGCCGGGTTAAGGAAATGCGGCGATTTTTCGAGGAGCGCACCGGACCGTTTGGGCCGGACGACGCCTGGTTCGAGGTGCGAAGCCGCGCTTTTTGGGATGATGCCCTGACGACACCCGGCTTTGCGGCCACGGTTGTGCCAGCCCTCGAGCTGCCCCAAGCCTCGCTCGAAACCGCCCGCAACTGGGTGAAGCCCTTGGAGCGGGCCCACCGGGGACTTTTTCGCGCGGGGCCGAGCGAAGGCGGCTGGAAGCTCGTCGACCTCTGGTCCGGTGCCGAGTTCGTCGTGGGCGATCCCGACTCGGGGCTGCACGAGGCGCTGGCGGCCGCGAGTTTGCTCGATGGCCGCGTGGTTGCGCGCAACAGTCCACTCGAAGTCGCCCTGCTGCCGGGTGCACTGTTTCACCCGGCCGATGCCACCGATCCCATCGGCCACGTGCTGGACGCCGCGCACGAGCGGGGAATGAGCACGGGCGAAACGTTGGATGCGCTCTTGCGCATGGAGAGAAATCTGCGATCGCATTCGCGGGTGAAGGCGTCGTACGCGTACCGCGCGGAAAGTTTGAAGCCCGCCAAGAAATCTTGAGCCAAAAAGAAACTACGAGAAGAGGTAAACCAACGCCGTGCCGCTACCGCCGACCTTCGAAGTTCGCCTGACCGAAAAGCGCCAGCTCTCGCCGGCCGTTCGTGAGCTCACCTTCGAGCGCCAAGATGGGGCGCCCTTCGCGTTCGAGGCCGGTCAGTGGATCAGTCTGATCCTGCCACGTGAGGATGGCGAAATCCGACGCAGCTATTCGATCGCGTCGCCACCGACGACGACGTCGAGCTTCCAACTCGCCATCACCCACGTGCAAGGCGGTCCTGGCTCCACGTACCTCCACGACCTCACGCCCGGCTCGACGCTCCGAGCGGTGGGGCCGCAGGGCTTCTTCACCCGGCCGCTCGACAAGACCGGGCCGTCGCTGTTCGTGGCCACGGGAACCGGCGTCACGCCGCTGCGAAGCATGATGCACGCTGCGAAAGCGGCAGGGCACACGTTGCCGATGTGGCTCGTGTTCGGCGTGCGGCACGAGGACGACATTCTCTACCGCGACGAGTTCGAAGCATTGGCCCGTGAGCACACAAATATCCGCTTCGAACCGACACTTTCGCGCGGAAGCGAGATGTGGGGCGGACGTCGCGGTTACGTGCAGACGCACATCCCGGAGCTTTGGAGCGAGCTTGCGGGCCTGGGTCTCGGCGTACCGCACACGTACATCTGTGGCCTGAAGCGAATGGTCAGCACCGTCCGCGATCTGTTGCGCAAAGAGCTGAACGCCACCCGCGAACAGGTTCATTCGGAGCGGTACGATTAGGATCTCGTAAATCCGAACTCAGGGGGGCGTTTGGGGGCAGACATCCGTACATCGAAAGGGGATACTTTACGTACGGCCTCTCACAAGGCAGATTCAACTCGAGAAACCCATGGTTGCGCCCCGCCGAAAGCTCGATCTCAGGAAGACCCTCTTCCTCCTCCCCAACATGATCACGCTTTCGAGCATTTTTTGCGGATTCGATTCCATTCGAATCAGCGCACGTGCTGGGGCGGACGGGGACGATTTCTACCGCGCGTCCATTCTTCTGGTCTTCGCGCTGTTCTTCGACCTGCTCGACGGCCGCGTCGCACGGCTCACCAAGACGCAGAGTGCATTCGGTCTGCAGATCGATTCGCTGGCGGACGTCATCTCGTTCGCGGTTGCGCCTGCCATTCTCGTCTACAACTGGTCGCTCTATCAGAAGGGCACGCTCGGGCTCGTGGTGGCCTTTGCGTTCGTGGCCGGCGGTGCCGTCCGGCTGGCGCGCTTCAACGTGCTCACCATGGGTGAGGGCGGCAAACCGACGAAGCCGGGCAAGTACGTCGTGGGCCTGGTGGTGCCGGGTGCGGCGGGCATTTTGATTTCGCTGGTGGTGGCCAACCACGCCGTGGAGGGCGCGCTTTCGGGGCCCAAGTACGTGTGGGCCATCATGGTGCTCACGCTGTTTTTGACCTTCCTGATGGTGTCGACCATCAAGTTCCGCTCGTTCAAGGACCTGCGGTTCAACGCGCGTTCGGTGGCGCTGGTGGCGTTTGCCGTGGGCTCCAGCGTGGTGGTCTCGCTGCGCTACAAGCCGGCGTTCGTGCTCATCTGGTTGCTCTCGTTCTACGTGGCCATCGGCTTCTTCGAGATGTTCCTCTCGTTGCCGAAGCGCCGCCGCGAGCGCGCCAAGGCCCGTGCGAGCGCGCCGCCGACGACGTAACATCTCGTCCCGCTTATGCTGGACGAGATTCATTACTACCGGGAGCGGGCGCGTCAGGCGGCTGCCCGCGGAAACTATGACGATGCGATTCTGGCGCTGATCACCATCGCGCAGCAGACGCAAATCTCCGAAAACGAGTACGTCTCCATCCTGCGGCCCCTGGAAGCCGCCATGTCGAAGCGCGGCGATGCGCGCAGTGCGCTGACGGTGCAGTGGTACCTGTCGCAGTCCGAGCGATCGCAGTCCGAGCGCAGCGGTCGCGGAATCGATGGCGGGCTCGGTTACGATTTGCGCCTGCTGCAAGAGGTGCCGCACGTCGATCGGGCGCGCACCATGGCCGCCGCCGGCGATGTGGCAGCGGCGGGGCGCGAGATGGAAGAGGCGGGGCTCGTGGCCGCGGCAGCCATTTACCGCGAAAAGGCGGGGCAGTGGCAGGAAGCGCGCGCACTCTGGTCGCGCCTCTCGCAAGTGCTGCGTGGTCCGCGCGGGGCCGGCGGAGCTGCACCCGAGCGAGGCATGCGCAATGCGGACGCGTACCATGCGGCGCTCGCGCAGTTCAACCTCGCGCGGTGCGCGAAGCAATGCAACGACGCCGGACAAGCGCGCGATGCCATCGTGGCCGCGGTGCGCTTGCTGGAAGAAGCCGCGGACCACTTCGAATCGGTGGGACAGCGCGAGCGGGCCTTCGACTGCTTCCAGGTGCTCGTTCAAATCGGGCGCGAAGGAGGCATGTTCGAGAACATCCTCGAGGGCTACGTCAACTGCATCCGCATCCTGCGCGAAGATCACCTGAAGTACTTCGCGCTGCAGTACTTCGAGGATGCGCTCTCCGTCGCCAAAGAGCACAAGGAGTACTCGGCTGCGGCCACGCTCGCGCGCGAGGCCGCCGAGTATGCGCGCGCGCTGTCCTTGCACTCGGCGAGCACGTACTACACGACGGTGCAGGCGGAGCTGTGGCACGACGTGGCCGTGCAGCAGATCGAGCGTGGCGGCCCGCCCGAAATCGCCGAAAATGCGCTGCTCGCGGCCATCGTTTCTCTGGGTGAGCTCGGGCAATTCGTTCGCGTCGGGGCGTTGTACGAAGAGCTGAGTCGCATGGACCTGGAGCCGGTGCGCAAGGCGCATTATGCGCGCGCGGCGGGGCGCTATGCCGGGGTGCGCGACGAGATGCTCAATGCGGCGCAACTTCCCTCCCATCTGCGACAGGACAACCACGTCACCGAAGTGTGGCACCTCGATCTCGTGGAGTGGGAGCAGCAGGGGAGCGCCGCGGAGGCTTGCGCGGACCTCTTGCTCAACCCTGCCCTGCCCGACTTGATCCGGCGCAAAGCGCTGCTCACGCGCCTCACGGCGTTTGCCGTCGAGCCGGTGCCGACGAGCGGTGCCATCATGAGCGATGGGCCGAGCGATGCCGCGGCAACGAATGCGCGCGTACGGCTGTGCGAGCAGCTTTCGCAACTGCAGATGTACGCGGTGCTGTCACCGCTCGAGCGGCTCTTCACGCGGCCGGAGCGTCAGGTTCGCGTGGCGGTGATGACCGCGATGCAATCGCTGTTCTTCAAGCGGAGCTTCGTCACCGTTCGCGCGGGGCTCACCGATCCGGATCCTGCCGTGGTCGAACATGCGGCACGTGCGGTGGAGTCGCTCTATTTCCCGCATGCGTTCGACCCGCTCGCGCGCATCGTGCGGGAGTCATCGCAAGCGCCCATTCGTGCGGCTGCGCTGCGTGCGCTCGCCCACGTCGATTCACGTGAAGCCGCGGAGTTCCTTTTGGGCATCCTAGAGCACGGCGCGCCGATCGATCGGCATGCCACGTTGGAAGGGCTCAAGCGCACGCGCGGCGCGCGATTCGTAGAGCTTGCGCGTGCATCCATTACTTCGAGCCCGCCCGACGTACAGCATGCGCTGCGCGAGATTTTGCGCGCGCGCGGTATCGCAGCTTGAGGATAGGCTCGTCACATGAACCATCGTTCTTCTCTCTTGGGACTCGCGTGTACCCTCGTTCTGCCGCTCTTCGCGGTGGCCGCATGCTCGTCGTCGTCCTCCGATTCGAACGACGATGTCAGCGCCGACAAAGCGGCCACCGACGCCGCCAGTGCGATTTGCGATGCACTGCAGAAGTGCTCCCCCGTGTTGATTCAGGTCGCGTACGGCGACGTGGCCACCTGCAAGACGCGCCAGAAGCTCGGTTTGCAGCCGGCCTTGTCGGCCAATGGCACCAGCCTCACGCCATCGAGTTTGGCGGCGTGCGCGCGGGACCTCGCCGGCACCACGTGCGAGCAGCTCACCTCACGCAACATTCCCGAGAGCTGCCGCACCAAACCGGGCAAGCTCGCCGATGGCGCGGCCTGCGGCTCGGACCAACAGTGCCAAAACCGGCTTTGCCGCAAAGAAGCCACCTCCACGTGCGGCGCGTGCAGCAAGCTCGGGGCCGCGGGTGACAGTTGCAAGATCAACGAGGAGTGCGACTTCGGCCTCGGATGCGCCAATGGAAAATGCCGCGCATTCCAGGCG
It includes:
- the pssA gene encoding CDP-diacylglycerol--serine O-phosphatidyltransferase, with product MVAPRRKLDLRKTLFLLPNMITLSSIFCGFDSIRISARAGADGDDFYRASILLVFALFFDLLDGRVARLTKTQSAFGLQIDSLADVISFAVAPAILVYNWSLYQKGTLGLVVAFAFVAGGAVRLARFNVLTMGEGGKPTKPGKYVVGLVVPGAAGILISLVVANHAVEGALSGPKYVWAIMVLTLFLTFLMVSTIKFRSFKDLRFNARSVALVAFAVGSSVVVSLRYKPAFVLIWLLSFYVAIGFFEMFLSLPKRRRERAKARASAPPTT
- a CDS encoding FAD-dependent oxidoreductase → MPLPPTFEVRLTEKRQLSPAVRELTFERQDGAPFAFEAGQWISLILPREDGEIRRSYSIASPPTTTSSFQLAITHVQGGPGSTYLHDLTPGSTLRAVGPQGFFTRPLDKTGPSLFVATGTGVTPLRSMMHAAKAAGHTLPMWLVFGVRHEDDILYRDEFEALAREHTNIRFEPTLSRGSEMWGGRRGYVQTHIPELWSELAGLGLGVPHTYICGLKRMVSTVRDLLRKELNATREQVHSERYD
- a CDS encoding cytochrome c biogenesis protein yields the protein MAIASDFFFVLTAASYLVATVLFIRYLAGAHGSRMDEMVTSAPQFVLVGALLHAGHILLSSLVLNMWPVEEMHFGMSLLSMLACAVYLVARRRYRIDGLGALVSPLALTFLLASRIAAIGSQEPTARIRSAILPLHVTVNLLGEALFTLAFCAAVAYLVQENRLKTKRVGGLFQRLPPLDALDKAEHVFLMSGFPLLTIGILTGTVWARRMEATGSAEMARAAFSYLTWILFASVLVLRAVAGWRGRRAAYGTIAGFGFAVLVLLIYLLRGPLPVHDLQAFSGI
- the hemA gene encoding glutamyl-tRNA reductase, which produces MTSILVLGLSHRTAPVDVRERFAANSDALPQVLARLSARPELRETLFLSTCNRVEVFSNAAGDPSTGRKRAMAAIREVLAEYAGVTPSDLAPYLYEKHGEDAVRHIFRVTASLDSMVLGEPQILGQVKDAYDAALAAGTLGHLLGRCVHRAFTVAKRVRSETALGAGLVSISSVAVDLARRIFGDLAGHTVLLVGAGEMAEAAAKSLGKGGKGIRVVNRTLANAQALATSVGGTAAPWSALEEELVGADVVVTSTGATNYVITADMVRRVRRARKGRTLFFIDIAVPRNVDPNVHGLDNVYVFNVDDLQEQVAEGLKSRQKEVSLAEGIVNAELSDYVTWARSLDVQPAVVALRAKTRAVLLGELERTLAGRLKHLGEGDRAALEQMMESAVNKLLHAPTTRLKAGAANGPESEEHVKALKHLFDLPEMPRITEETRGRMPRDEHHETADDDERVPH
- a CDS encoding HEAT repeat domain-containing protein — encoded protein: MLDEIHYYRERARQAAARGNYDDAILALITIAQQTQISENEYVSILRPLEAAMSKRGDARSALTVQWYLSQSERSQSERSGRGIDGGLGYDLRLLQEVPHVDRARTMAAAGDVAAAGREMEEAGLVAAAAIYREKAGQWQEARALWSRLSQVLRGPRGAGGAAPERGMRNADAYHAALAQFNLARCAKQCNDAGQARDAIVAAVRLLEEAADHFESVGQRERAFDCFQVLVQIGREGGMFENILEGYVNCIRILREDHLKYFALQYFEDALSVAKEHKEYSAAATLAREAAEYARALSLHSASTYYTTVQAELWHDVAVQQIERGGPPEIAENALLAAIVSLGELGQFVRVGALYEELSRMDLEPVRKAHYARAAGRYAGVRDEMLNAAQLPSHLRQDNHVTEVWHLDLVEWEQQGSAAEACADLLLNPALPDLIRRKALLTRLTAFAVEPVPTSGAIMSDGPSDAAATNARVRLCEQLSQLQMYAVLSPLERLFTRPERQVRVAVMTAMQSLFFKRSFVTVRAGLTDPDPAVVEHAARAVESLYFPHAFDPLARIVRESSQAPIRAAALRALAHVDSREAAEFLLGILEHGAPIDRHATLEGLKRTRGARFVELARASITSSPPDVQHALREILRARGIAA